Proteins from a genomic interval of Candidatus Hydrothermales bacterium:
- a CDS encoding S8 family serine peptidase, translating to MRKIIFLIFPILLISNELDKKIEPLLLEKMSKMKDDEKINCIFYLGPYDYDFISTIPDPDAKVDYMKNIASETQRPIVEFLISKGYTDSLIQLWIANKIAVKLPKYGIYEVLRNFPQIRYVYLNFERFKPIPVDTEPLSDFFPGEEYVSGSIDNVRADEAWRRGYTGKGVVIGILDTGVDPNHPVLKKSYRGISAWNDPVGGTTTPNDPDGHGTGALSLALGSHGIGVAPGAKWIAARGLGGTAAQLSSAMQWFVSLPDSLRPHLVTNSWGSTTANDTTLWDEIRAWLLVGIIPVFSVGNEGPTASSTRAPGDFPLVFGVGGTYWPYDDVISYSSRGPEPNSPPWNRTGWWPRPDWNRHKPDFIAPSEPTVAAAPGGEYQGFSGTSAACPHVAGVIALLLQANNFGLIRGMTGVDTSEIRAIYRFMSNNSYWSSSWGPRSNEALRDTFGWGRVDAEKYISNLPVPSTPNIFIDSVWVVNTTPDNDREIEPNETVILGIRVRNTGARATNVTLRIRFKTRDGSADATEITLVAFSNNYGTLERGQTADFTNFRISTGAALVENTTYYFTCRIMADGGYRTYDFFSLTTAKRDEPAATRSVRNDNGTASYYPGNDPAYSNYRYFASKFELPRSGTMISCSIYTYNGSNVAVNCTLFVWPHNSENDAPGHPPIATRIISVGTAEQWYNFDIADIPGIQAGYIWVGVRKDGTTNNGVPYQDSDGASTSNKATNTRSNPASWRDSYWYDFLIRPRFNFDPLNAPFVTYEGSQMLDDSYYGNGDGWADPGERIGLIIALKNLGLSAYNVVCTLKAADAFTSSRVQILKNISTFGYVPYGNPARNNYTDPWVIQIWDEDSLRGTRDFSFIVKLVGQYYTSSGGPFTYTNNFNITVSSPFNVYETQTTDWDIPFGTGGGYYTDQYGTSRNKYHFSDFYFGLTPEDTFVFDTLYAYYYNTDTSPDRDDYVRLDLNHRCLTNPNLPGANIVEWTSPANQAEGFKSYGFARRVPGWVWAGIFTAGSAADAIWPVFFGSPLLGTVLYRYNTTVIGNVNCNTSLIDFGVGTPYLMYGVIRHWHPTVTYYAPPGWTWPITPNHVAAGRDTVIDSLRGTDDAINPNVQTSISFSFLNRSSVDIPPPPNKYLRGSMDIYLLCNNLYGYRFEFASRLPPFSYVKYKRNVFPVPGGRHTLTLYIDMDDEDGYELMGNVFNVWYRFWGMQFSFKAPRISPKKPVLAEHVPWSVTDFSEYYYNATVFRFKTIGVTGGWQQNPPNPKRWQGIATIASRFSVAGDSIDVDLRLYADSPTTYYDGYINVLEASEVDGSRTDFIIINGRRVSTFYYAGIYNFGDTPDSAIVDFQGSRALLTFTTSTPNPRTEIFANSKIDKNARELFHIYDIVLASGVNHQITVTPGTGLDVAVAIYGSVGPYAVDYYLRRTEALASVDAGGPGAAEVLNYNPPASDTYALVIINKNVVNQSYTLNAYNGTYYAGFTVLAELEGNLTAESVKEGIKLVWNYDDNITEGELLKRVITGGSESVKEYSVIHRFNKNRGSFIDKDVKPYVEYEYLVKFSVGDKVLTFGPVRARWDYAIGEFSILKFSPTLFKDKLSFVIAVPEQSDVELVIYNSAGRKVKKIFSGKLDKGVYEFEWKGETDHGKKVEKGVYFLVAKNKGKTIKKKFINL from the coding sequence ATGAGGAAGATAATTTTTCTTATTTTCCCTATTTTATTAATTTCAAACGAACTTGACAAAAAGATAGAGCCTCTATTGCTTGAGAAGATGTCTAAAATGAAGGATGATGAGAAGATAAACTGTATCTTCTATCTTGGTCCCTACGATTATGACTTTATTTCAACTATTCCTGATCCTGATGCAAAAGTTGACTATATGAAAAATATTGCCTCTGAGACACAAAGACCTATAGTAGAATTTCTCATATCAAAGGGATATACAGATTCATTAATTCAGCTTTGGATTGCTAATAAGATTGCTGTTAAACTCCCAAAGTATGGAATTTATGAGGTTTTAAGGAATTTTCCACAAATAAGGTATGTTTATTTGAATTTTGAGAGGTTTAAGCCTATACCAGTAGATACAGAACCCCTTTCTGATTTTTTCCCAGGAGAGGAGTATGTTTCAGGAAGTATAGATAATGTAAGAGCTGATGAAGCATGGAGAAGGGGTTACACTGGAAAAGGTGTTGTTATAGGAATTCTTGATACAGGAGTTGACCCAAATCATCCTGTTTTGAAAAAGTCTTATAGAGGTATATCAGCTTGGAATGATCCAGTTGGTGGCACTACAACTCCTAATGATCCGGATGGTCATGGAACAGGAGCGCTTTCTCTTGCTTTAGGTTCTCATGGTATAGGAGTTGCACCAGGTGCAAAATGGATTGCTGCTCGTGGCCTTGGTGGTACTGCTGCTCAATTATCATCGGCTATGCAGTGGTTTGTAAGTCTTCCTGATTCATTAAGACCACACCTTGTAACAAATTCTTGGGGTTCAACAACTGCTAATGATACGACATTATGGGATGAAATAAGGGCTTGGCTTTTAGTTGGTATAATACCTGTTTTCTCAGTTGGTAATGAAGGTCCAACTGCTTCATCTACTAGAGCTCCGGGTGATTTTCCTCTTGTTTTTGGGGTAGGGGGAACTTATTGGCCGTATGATGATGTAATCTCTTATTCTTCAAGAGGACCTGAGCCTAATTCACCACCCTGGAATAGGACTGGATGGTGGCCAAGACCAGATTGGAATAGGCACAAGCCCGATTTTATTGCACCCTCTGAGCCAACAGTAGCAGCAGCACCAGGCGGTGAATATCAGGGATTCAGTGGTACATCAGCAGCATGTCCACATGTGGCTGGTGTTATAGCTCTTTTACTCCAGGCAAATAACTTTGGATTAATAAGGGGAATGACAGGTGTTGATACCTCTGAGATAAGAGCTATCTATAGATTTATGTCTAATAACTCCTATTGGAGTTCAAGTTGGGGGCCAAGGTCTAATGAAGCTTTAAGAGATACCTTTGGATGGGGAAGAGTTGATGCTGAAAAGTATATTTCCAACTTACCTGTTCCTTCAACTCCAAATATCTTTATTGATTCTGTATGGGTAGTAAACACAACTCCTGATAATGATAGAGAGATAGAGCCTAATGAGACAGTTATTTTGGGTATAAGAGTTAGAAATACGGGAGCAAGAGCAACAAATGTGACATTGAGAATAAGGTTTAAAACAAGGGATGGTTCAGCTGATGCTACTGAAATAACTTTAGTTGCCTTTTCCAACAACTATGGAACTCTTGAAAGGGGTCAAACTGCCGATTTTACAAATTTCAGGATATCTACAGGAGCAGCTCTTGTAGAAAATACAACTTATTACTTTACATGTAGAATAATGGCTGATGGTGGTTATAGAACCTATGACTTTTTCAGTTTAACTACAGCAAAGAGGGATGAGCCAGCAGCTACAAGAAGTGTAAGAAATGATAATGGGACTGCTTCCTATTATCCGGGTAATGATCCAGCTTATTCCAATTATAGGTATTTTGCATCAAAGTTTGAGCTTCCAAGGTCAGGAACAATGATTTCCTGTTCTATATATACTTATAATGGATCTAATGTAGCAGTCAACTGCACCTTATTCGTTTGGCCTCATAATAGTGAAAATGATGCACCAGGTCATCCTCCAATTGCAACAAGAATAATAAGTGTAGGGACAGCTGAACAATGGTATAATTTTGATATAGCAGATATTCCAGGAATTCAGGCAGGTTATATATGGGTTGGAGTGAGAAAAGATGGAACAACTAATAATGGTGTTCCCTATCAGGATAGTGATGGTGCTTCTACATCAAATAAAGCTACTAATACAAGAAGTAATCCAGCTTCTTGGAGGGATAGTTATTGGTATGACTTTTTGATAAGACCAAGATTTAATTTTGATCCCTTAAATGCTCCTTTTGTAACTTATGAAGGTTCTCAAATGCTTGATGATTCCTATTATGGAAATGGTGATGGATGGGCAGATCCAGGTGAGAGAATTGGACTTATTATTGCGCTTAAAAATCTTGGTCTTTCTGCCTATAACGTTGTTTGCACTTTAAAGGCAGCAGACGCATTTACAAGCTCAAGGGTTCAGATACTTAAAAATATTTCTACTTTTGGTTATGTTCCTTATGGAAATCCTGCAAGGAATAACTACACTGATCCTTGGGTAATCCAGATCTGGGATGAAGATTCTCTTAGAGGGACAAGAGATTTTTCATTTATTGTTAAACTTGTTGGACAGTATTATACTTCTTCAGGTGGTCCCTTTACTTATACGAACAACTTTAATATTACTGTATCTTCTCCCTTTAATGTTTATGAAACTCAAACTACAGACTGGGATATTCCCTTTGGAACAGGAGGTGGTTATTATACCGATCAATATGGAACATCAAGAAATAAGTATCATTTTTCAGACTTTTATTTTGGATTAACACCAGAGGACACTTTTGTCTTTGACACCCTTTATGCTTATTATTATAACACAGATACTTCTCCTGATCGTGATGATTATGTCCGTCTTGATCTAAATCACCGTTGTCTCACTAATCCTAATTTACCTGGTGCGAATATAGTAGAGTGGACTTCTCCCGCGAACCAAGCAGAGGGCTTTAAATCTTATGGATTTGCAAGAAGAGTTCCAGGGTGGGTTTGGGCTGGAATTTTTACAGCTGGAAGTGCAGCTGATGCTATATGGCCAGTTTTCTTTGGTTCTCCCTTGCTTGGGACAGTTCTTTATAGGTATAACACAACAGTTATTGGTAATGTTAACTGTAACACTAGTTTAATTGATTTTGGAGTAGGCACTCCCTATCTTATGTATGGTGTAATTAGGCATTGGCATCCTACAGTAACCTATTATGCTCCTCCTGGTTGGACATGGCCCATTACTCCAAACCATGTGGCAGCGGGTAGAGACACTGTAATTGACTCACTTAGAGGCACAGACGATGCAATAAACCCAAATGTTCAAACCTCTATTTCCTTTAGCTTTCTAAATAGATCTTCTGTTGATATTCCTCCACCTCCTAATAAGTACTTAAGGGGTTCAATGGATATTTATCTACTTTGTAATAATCTCTACGGATATAGGTTTGAATTCGCTTCAAGACTACCTCCTTTTTCCTATGTAAAATATAAGAGGAATGTGTTTCCAGTACCTGGAGGTAGACATACACTCACATTATACATTGATATGGATGATGAAGATGGGTATGAGTTAATGGGTAACGTATTTAACGTCTGGTATAGATTTTGGGGAATGCAGTTTTCCTTTAAGGCACCGAGGATTTCTCCAAAGAAGCCAGTCTTAGCTGAACATGTTCCATGGTCAGTTACTGACTTTTCAGAATATTATTACAATGCGACCGTCTTTAGATTCAAAACTATAGGTGTTACAGGTGGCTGGCAACAGAACCCTCCAAATCCTAAGAGATGGCAAGGAATAGCAACCATAGCAAGTAGATTCAGCGTTGCAGGAGATTCAATAGATGTAGATTTAAGACTTTATGCTGATAGTCCAACTACTTATTACGACGGTTACATAAACGTTTTAGAAGCTTCTGAGGTTGATGGATCAAGAACTGATTTTATAATAATAAATGGAAGAAGGGTTTCAACCTTCTATTATGCAGGTATATATAACTTTGGTGATACCCCTGATTCAGCAATTGTTGACTTCCAAGGATCAAGGGCACTTTTAACTTTTACCACCTCAACTCCCAATCCTCGAACTGAAATCTTTGCCAATTCAAAGATAGATAAGAATGCAAGAGAACTCTTCCACATTTATGATATAGTGCTTGCTTCAGGTGTTAACCACCAGATCACCGTTACTCCTGGAACAGGACTTGACGTAGCTGTTGCCATTTATGGTTCAGTTGGTCCATACGCAGTTGATTACTATCTAAGAAGGACTGAGGCACTTGCAAGCGTTGACGCAGGAGGCCCTGGAGCGGCTGAAGTTCTCAACTATAACCCCCCTGCCAGTGATACCTACGCACTTGTCATAATAAACAAAAACGTAGTGAATCAATCTTACACCTTAAATGCCTATAACGGTACTTATTATGCAGGCTTTACCGTCCTTGCTGAACTTGAAGGTAACCTAACAGCTGAAAGCGTAAAGGAAGGAATAAAACTTGTCTGGAACTACGATGATAATATAACTGAAGGTGAGCTCTTAAAGAGAGTAATAACTGGAGGTTCTGAATCTGTAAAAGAATATTCTGTAATCCATAGGTTTAATAAAAACAGGGGTAGCTTTATTGATAAAGATGTGAAACCCTACGTTGAATATGAATATCTTGTTAAATTCAGTGTAGGAGATAAAGTTTTAACCTTTGGACCTGTGAGGGCAAGGTGGGATTATGCTATAGGTGAATTTTCTATACTAAAGTTTAGTCCTACTCTGTTTAAAGATAAGTTATCCTTTGTGATAGCTGTTCCTGAGCAATCTGATGTGGAGTTAGTGATTTATAACTCTGCTGGAAGAAAGGTAAAGAAGATCTTCTCAGGTAAATTAGATAAGGGTGTCTACGAGTTTGAATGGAAAGGCGAAACTGATCATGGTAAAAAAGTTGAAAAGGGAGTATACTTCCTTGTTGCAAAGAATAAGGGGAAAACCATAAAGAAAAAGTTTATTAACCTATAA